The following coding sequences lie in one Rhinolophus ferrumequinum isolate MPI-CBG mRhiFer1 chromosome 16, mRhiFer1_v1.p, whole genome shotgun sequence genomic window:
- the GPRIN2 gene encoding G protein-regulated inducer of neurite outgrowth 2, with the protein MTTSHPEPGAQAPLSPRSQPLSRSSSSLLGEGRGQRPELRKSASSTVWQAQPGEASTSPQAPEEAGHQAESTEQTWAPSPQPRPSAVGHWRSSTVGNVSTVGGGDLCRLRTPSAAAVQRSHSDLVRSTQTRGHSGARKASLSCSALGSSPVHRAQLQPRSTSGQGCQTPAGLERDLALEDATSDSAWTLGESQVPPVDLGSTTIHSSSPKAGPKATGQSATSSCHALPPAALVCGMGEVGTGGYCHALPAPGILAFPKLVASVSESGLQAQRGMKFQCRLSGALSGHSHCCAHPWGPTGLAVETGARTKDVCTMTSASDLAPVLASPMSAQDAGVQVAPMAVCKAVATSPPLEAPMALHTFPEVTLGSSLEEEPSPVRDVRWDAEGMTWEVYGAAVDPEVLGVAIQKHLEMQFEQLKQAPASEDSLSAEGRRGPLRAVMQSLRHPSCCGCSSAAPE; encoded by the coding sequence ATGACCACCAGCCACCCTGAGCCGGGTGCCCAGGCACCCCTGAGCCCCCGCTCACAGCCCCTGTCCCGGAGCTCTTCCAGCCTGCTGGGTGAAGGCAGGGGACAGAGGCCAGAACTCCGAAAGAGTGCCAGCAGCACTGTATGGCAGGCCCAGCCGGGTGAGGCCAGCACCAGTCCTCAGGCCCCAGAGGAAGCGGGGCACCAGGCTGAGAGCACGGAGCAGACAtgggcccccagcccccagccacgGCCCAGTGCTGTGGGCCACTGGCGGAGCAGCACTGTGGGCAACGTGTCTACCGTGGGTGGTGGTGACCTGTGTCGCCTGCGGACCCCCAGTGCCGCTGCTGTACAGAGGAGCCACTCGGACCTGGTCCGTAGCACCCAGACCCGGGGCCACAGTGGTGCTCGGAAGGCCAGCCTCAGCTGCTCAGCTCTCGGCAGCTCACCAGTCCACAGGGCTCAGCTGCAGCCCCGCAGTACTTCTGGACAGGGCTGTCAGACCCCTGCAGGTCTGGAAAGGGATCTGGCTCTGGAGGATGCGACTTCGGACTCAGCCTGGACACTGGGAGAGAGTCAGGTGCCACCAGTGGACCTGGGCAGCACAACCATCCACAGCAGCAGTCCCAAGGCTGGGCCCAAAGCCACTGGGCAGTCGGCTACCTCCTCCTGCCATGCTCTGCCCCCAGCAGCTCTAGTCTGTGGCatgggggaggtggggacaggtggCTACTGCCatgccctgcctgccccagggaTCCTCGCCTTTCCCAAACTGGTGGCATCAGTGAGTGAGTCTGGGCTCCAGGCTCAGCGTGGGATGAAGTTCCAGTGTAGGTTGTCTGGGGCACTTTCTGGGCATTCCCACTGCTGTGCCCACCCTTGGGGTCCCACTGGGTTAGCTGTGGAGACTGGCGCCAGGACGAAGGATGTGTGCACCATGACATCAGCCAGTGACTTGGCCCCTGTGTTGGCATCCCCTATGTCAGCCCAGGATGCTGGTGTACAGGTGGCCCCTATGGCAGTGTGCAAGGCTGTGGCCACCAGCCCGCCCCTGGAAGCCCCTATGGCCCTGCATACATTCCCAGAGGTAACTCTGGGATCCAGCCTGGAGGAGGAGCCGTCCCCTGTGCGGGATGTTCGATGGGATGCTGAGGGCATGACCTGGGAGGTGTATGGAGCTGCTGTGGACCCTGAGGTGCTCGGCGTGGCCATCCAGAAGCACCTGGAGATGCAGTTTGAGCAGCTGAAGCAAGCCCCTGCCAGCGAGGACAGCCTGTCTGCCGAGGGCAGGAGGGGGCCGCTTCGAGCTGTCATGCAGTCTCTGCGGCACCCCAGCTGCTGTGGCTGCTCCAGTGCAGCCCCCGAGTGA
- the SYT15B gene encoding synaptotagmin-15: MALVDKIPPLSGQQSLRQLCGQGFPSSQRPSKKQDLKTGSRARAAAEQEAALSCGVGPVAEVAECGGGITIISPVEEGEPRVLKYIVPNGAGGAWGAGVGTQLVGLQHLRSPGLIILSAETANQNTFAGTMRAGGQAGSIRPGVGLPDEALGSRRPLEAGVTAGAEPQPQPAEELQQPWLGSAPLLCHSQSQGQAGAELQPPGAGSLSPPSTASGPERDQGQLSRPRRPTAPRPALAPWPAAAAGGKETGKTEPHAAPDGRPARAAPWRASQFWWSPPPEQVALVIGGLTGGLLLLLLIVVSCCLWKRLCAKFPYEELPRGTTAASSLQGNKLCPLHAGTQTSRPLGVPFVVPPSLQSRDWLPLHSREWAQVPQGPCLAPELLPHTTGSNLGNTCMVGTINPELYKFPEDKSETDFPEGCRGRLWFSVEYQQEAERLLVGLIKAQWLQAPSETCSPLVKLHLLPDGRRFLQSKTKRKTANPQFDEHFIFQVSSKSISQMVLRFSVYHVDRQRKHQLLGQVLFPLKNETLAGDYPRIIWRDLEAESLEPPSEFGDLQFCLSYNDCLSRLTVVVLRAKGLRLQEDRTFASVYVKVSLMNHNKFVKCKRTSAVLGSANPVYSETFIFKAEPTELDTASLCLTVLQSTEGDKSHQVGRVVVGPYMYARGKELEHWMEMLSKPKELVKCWHALCHATES, encoded by the exons ATGGCCCTGGTTGATAAGATCCCACCTCTGAGTGGCCAACAATCCCTGCGACAGCTGTGTGGCCAGGG ATTTCCCAGCTCCCAGAGACCCAGTAAGAAGCAAGATCTGAAAACAGGCAGCAGGGCCAGGGCTGCAGCCGAGCAGGAGGCCGCTCTGTCATGTGGAGTTGGCCCAGTCGCGGAGGTGGCTGAGTGTGGAGG AGGGATTACTATTATTAGCCCAGTTGAGGAAGGTGAGCCCAGAGTGTTGAAGTACATTGTCCCAAATGGCGCAGGCGGCGCGTGGGGAGCCGGAGTTGGAACCCAGCTGGTAGGGCTGCAGCATCTGCGTTCTCCCGGCCTCATTATTCTGTCTGCCGAGACCGCGAACCAGAACACTTTCGCGGGCACCATGCGCGCAGGCGGGCAGGCGGGCAGCATCCGGCCCGGGGTAGGGCTCCCGGACGAAGCCCTAGGATCCCGGAGGCCCCTCGAAGCAGGGGTCACAGCGGGTGCTGAACCCCAGCCTCAGCCCGCGGAGGAGCTGCAGCAG CCCTGGCTTGGCTCCGCGCCCCTCCTCTGCCACAGCCAAAgccagggccaggcaggggcGGAGCTGCAGCCTCCCGGCGCTGGGTCCCTGTCCCCGCCGTCCACCGCCTCAGGGCCAGAGCGCGACCAGGGACAGCTCTCGCGCCCGCGCCGGCCTACGGCCCCTCGCCCAGCTTTAGCACCGTGGCCCGCGGCAGCCGCGGGAGGCAAGGAGACCGGCAAGACAGAGCCCCACGCCGCCCCCGACGGCCGGCCGGCCAGAGCAGCCCCATGGCGG GCATCACAGTTCTGGTGGTCTCCGCCCCCAGAGCAGGTGGCCCTGGTGATTGGGGGTCTCACTGGGGGGCTGCTGCTACTCCTGTTGATTGTGGTGAGCTGCTGTCTCTGGAAGAGGCTTTGTGCCAAGTTCCCCTATGAGGAGCTGCCGCGGGGGACCACAgctgcctccagcctccagggGAACAAGCTCTGCCCACTACATGCGGGGACCCAGACAAGCAG gccactgggtgtgccattTGTTGTGCCCCCTTCCCTCCAAAGCCGAGACTGGCtgcccctgcacagcagagagTGGGCCCAGGTGCCACAGGGTCCCTGCCTAGCCCCGGAGCTCCTGCCCCACACCACTGGCAGCAACCTTG GAAATACGTGCATGGTGGGGACCATCAACCCAGAGCTGTACAAGTTCCCAGAGGACAAGAGTGAGACCGACTTCCCCGAGGGCTGCCGGGGGCGGCTGTGGTTCTCCGTGGAATACCAGCAGGAGGCCGAGCGGTTGCTGGTGGGCCTGATCAAGGCACAGTGGCTACAAGCCCCCTCAGAGACCTGCAGCCCCCTAGTGAAGCTCCACCTGCTGCCAGATGGGCGGCGCTTCCTCCAGTCAAAGACCAAACGCAAAACCGCCAACCCACAGTTTGACGAACACTTCATCTTCCAG GTGTCAAGCAAGAGCATCAGTCAGATGGTGCTGAGGTTCTCAGTGTACCACGTGGACAGGCAAAGGAAGCATCAGCTCCTGGGCCAGGTGCTCTTCCCCCTGAAGAACGAGACCCTAGCAGGCGACTATCCGCGCATTATCTGGAGAGACCtggaggctgagagcctggag CCTCCCTCGGAGTTTGGCGACCTCCAGTTCTGCCTCAGCTACAATGACTGCCTGAGCCGGCTGACAGTAGTGGTGCTGAGAGCCAAGGGCCTCCGGCTGCAGGAGGACAGGACTTTTGCCA GTGTGTATGTCAAAGTGTCCCTGATGAACCACAACAAGTTTGTCAAGTGCAAGAGGACTTCGGCTGTGCTGGGCTCTGCCAACCCTGTGTATAGCGAGACCTTCATCTTCAAGGCCGAGCCCACCGAGCTGGACACTGCCAGCCTCTGCCTGACAGTGCTGCAGAGCACCGAAGGGGACA AGAGCCACCAGGTGGGCCGGGTGGTGGTGGGCCCCTACATGTATGCCCGTGGCAAAGAACTGGAGCACTGGATGGAGATGCTCAGCAAGCCCAAGGAGCTAGTGAAGTGCTGGCATGCCCTTTGCCATGCCACGGAGTCCTGA